The sequence below is a genomic window from Prochlorococcus marinus CUG1438.
CATATTCTGCCTCCATGGACCTCCACTATCCTTCTGCATACAGACAACCCTATCCCAAATCCTGAAGTTCCTTCAGAAGTCTGTGGGAGCCTGACTCTATCAAGAAAAATTCTTTTTTGTTCGCTTACAGGAATACCAGCTCCTTTGTCACAAACTGTTATTTCTACCCATTGATTGGTCTTGTGTATCATTGTAATTTTTATAGATCCAGAGTCTTTAGAAAATTTGATAGCATTTTCAATTAAATTTAAAAATACTTGCCTCATTCTTCTTTGATCTGCAAATACACTTGGCAAGTCAGATGGAATATCAGTATCAATTACAATTTTCCTTAGTCTCCAAAACTTTTCTAATTCGAGTATCACTTCAGCACTAATGTTTCCTAAATCAATTTTCTGAGGGTTAAATAATGCTTCCCATTTTGTTGTTCCAACTTCTAAAAGATCCTGAGATAATAGTTCAATTTCTTCTAATCTTCTTTTTATCACCTCTTGCAATTTTGAAATATTTATTTGTCCTAGCTTTTGACTTTGAACAGCTAAAGTAGCTGCCGTCAAGGGAGTTCTTAATTCATGCGCTACCATTCTTAATAATCTTTCCTGGGACTCTATTCTTTTTGTTAATGTCTCATTTTCTTGTCTTAAAACAAGAAGTTCGTCTTCTAGAAGAAATTCTTTTTGAGTTCTTATGGAATCAAGTTTGGATGGTTGCAAATTAATACCTAGATTTTTTGTCAAACCTTCCTGTGTCCACCTTGGCAACCATTTCTGCAACTGAGAGAAAATATTACTTCCAGCAAATATTTGCTTTGGAGATGGGGAAACTTTTATTAGAGCGGGAATAGCAACTAATCTATGTAACTCAAGTAATTCCGGTTGTTCAGTGGGCTCAGAGACCTGAAGAGAAATCTCAAATTCACAGTCATCTGATTCTAAATAAGCTATTACTGACTTAATATCACTACTAGAAAGTTGATTTCTGGCAGCTACAAGTATTAATTTTAGCTCTTTTTTATCATTCAAATGATTTCCCCTGAAGTGTTGAAAAGCTGTCAATCCTTATAAACACATTAAGATATTTTTTTTTATTCTACTAATAAGCTATGAAATAAATAGGACTTATTTATATATGGTTGTCATTAATCAAAAGAAAGATTTAAATTTTGGGAAAAATAATCATCCAGAAATTACTATAAATAGTAATTTAAAAAGATGGTTTTCCAGAAATATTGGGTTGTGGAAATCTAATAGAACTTACTTCCTTGATGAATCACAAAAAACTTATAATTTATGTATGAATATAAATATAGAAGCTCTTGAAAATGCCACCGAATGTGAGCATCACTATAAATTTACTTGGTATCCAGAAAAAAAATATAATTTCTTTGAGGAAAATCCTCAATATAAAGAACGAGGAGAAATGCGTGCATTTTTAAAGGGACATCAACTTATGAGGGAAAATTTTTATCTAAGTGATGATGAAGGAATTTCAAATATTAAGCAAGTAGATGAACACGAAATGATTTTTGAATCTTCTTACAAAGATTGGTACATTCTTGAACATACAAGACTAGTAGATTTGGATAAATATAGATTTAGGGTGATATACTCATGGAAAAACAATAAGCTAAAAATAGTAGAAAACCATCATGAAATTAAAATTATTAAGTGAAGAGTTTGAAAAATGAAAATGTAAATATGTAAGATGTTATTTTATTATTAAAGTCTTAATTAATGAGTACTAATTTTCGAAAAAAAAAGTTTTTTAATTTATTAAATATACCTTTACTTTTTTACTTAACTATTTGTGAAATAAATTTCTTAAACAAAAAACTATACGCGAATTCAAAACTTCCAGCTTCTAAAGAAGATGTATTTTTGTATAAACAAATAGGAGCTTCTTTCTTATGCAAATCTGTAAATGACAATATAGATTTTGACTTCAACAAAGCTTTTGCAGTTTCAACGTATACATTTGCGGAAGTTATTTTTTCCAAGCATGGCAACTTAATTAAAGAGGCAGGTAAAGAAAAATTAACTACACAAAGAGTACTTTATATTGGAGAGATTGAGATTCTAAATAGTGCAATAAAAATTTGTCCCAAAGAAATCCCCAATGATGTAAAGAAAAGATTTAAGGAAACTCTAAATAAATTAAAAAAACAAAAAAATAAAAAGAATTAATATCAAATAATTATCTAAACATTGAGCTAACTGAACTTTCTTCATGAATTCTCCAAATAGCCTCTCCCAGCATATTCGCAACTGATAGAACCTGTAACTGGGGAAAACTATTTTTAACCTCAACGGGAATACTATTAGTTACTATAACCTGCTCAAATAAATCCTTAGCACTTAATCTTTCACATGAAGGTGGAGAGAATACTGCATGCGAGGCACAAGCGAATATTCTTTTAGCACCCTCTTGTTTTAATAGGTTCGCTCCAGAACAAATTGTGCCTCCAGTATCTATCATATCGTCAATTAAGATAGCTGTTTTACCTCTAACTTCTCCAATTACTGTTAAGCTTTCAGCAACATTATGACCTGCTCTTCTTTTATCAATTATTGCTAGGGGAGCATCATTCATTTGTTTTGCAAATGCTCTTGCTCTAGCAACTCCCCCTACATCAGGAGAAACAACAACAACTTCTTTTAAATTTAAAGTTTCTAAATAATCTACTAAAACCGGTGAACCGTAAATATGATCACATGGAATGTCAAAATAACCTTGTATTTGAGCCGAATGCAAATCCATTGCTAGAACTCTATCGACTCCCGATTTCTCAAGTAAATTAGCAGTAAGTTTTGCGGTTATGGACTCTCTCCCCGAAGTCTTTCTATCTGCCCTCGCATATCCAAAATAAGGAATTACTGCTGTTATTTGCCTGGCAGATGCCCTCTTGCAGGCATCAACCATAATCATTAATTCCATTAAACTATCGTTTACTGGAGCGCTTGTAGGTTGTATTAGGAATACATCACAACCTCTAATTGATTGTTGAATCTGAACATAAAGTTCTCCATCTGCAAATCTTTTGGATATTAAGGGTACATTTTCTATCCCAAGGTATGATGCAATTTCTTCGGCTAATCTAGGATTGGTTGTTCCGCTTACAAGCCTTAATCTACTGTTTGTTAGATTAAAGTTCGATTCTTTATTTTGCACTGCCGTGATGAAACTTGTCACGAAATTAGCACTGTAAAACTATATCTTTATCGTAGTCGGTTCTGTGAATTTCGCAAAAGATAATGCCTAGATCTTTTCAAAAGTCACATCTCTTAAGCAAAAACTCAAAAAAGGTTGAATAAAATCATAATTAACTTTAAATTCCTTATGAAATTAATCAGAATTATTTGTCAAATAAAAAGAATTTGTATATCGTTGAATTTAAAGAATTAATAACAATTAAATTTTAAAGACTAAAGTTATAACTAAATTGATGGCTATTAAAACAATTCTTTCAAAAAAATCATTAGGTATACTTATGCATCCCACATCTATTCCAGGTGGGATAATATGTGGAACTTTTGGAAGAGGTGCTAAAGATTGGATAAAAAAGCTCCATAAATATGGGATTGAATACTGGCAATTTTTACCTCTTTCACCCACCGACTCTACAGGATCTCCATATAGTTCACCATCAAGTTTTGCCCTAAACCCATGGTTTCTTGATGTAGAAAATTTAATCGAGAAAGGTTTTATATTTATTATTAATAAAGAAGAATTAGAACTAATAAATCAGAAAAAAAATTATTTTGATTTTGATATTGCTGATGAATTAACAAAAAAATTAGGTCACCTTCTTTTAAAAGGTTGGAGTTCCCAATCTGAAGAGAGAAAACATAACTTTTATAAATGGCTTAGTAATAATTCTTGGGTTGAAGATTATGCAATATTTGTCGTTATTAGAGAGGAATTCAGTATGTTACCTTGGTGGGAATGGCCACATGAATTTAAAACAAAAAATAACAAGTTTTTAAAAACATGGACTAAGAAAAAAAAGGAAGAGATACTTATTAAAAAATTAATACAATGGCATTTAGATGAGCAATGGAGGGAAATTAAAAACTTTGCAAAATCATTTAATATTAAGCTTATAGGAGATTTGCCCTTTTACGTTTCTAGGGACAGCGTAGACGTATGGAGTAATAAATCTCTATTCTCAATATTTAAAAATGGAGACTTAATATTTCAGAGTGGGGTGCCACCTGATTATTTTTCATCAACAGGACAATTATGGGGTACCCCAACTTACTTTTGGTCAAAACATAAGAGGACAAATTTCAATTGGTGGAGGAAAAGATTTATCAGGCAATTTGAACTTGTAGATTTATTAAGATTCGATCATTTCAGAGGTTTAGGAGGTTACTGGAGAGTTAGTGGCAACTCTAAATCAGCAATGTTTGGCAAATGGATTAACTCCCCAGGTAGAACACTATTAAAAAAACTAAAAAAAGATTTAGGAGCTGACTACTTACCAATTATCGCGGAGGATCTGGGAGTTATAACACCAAATATAGAAAAATTAAGAAATGATTTTCAACTGCCTGGTATGAAGATATTACAATTCGCTTTTGATGGGAACGAAGATAACCCATATTTACCTAAGAATATTAAAGGAGAAAATTGGGTAGTTTATACTGGTACTCATGACAACTCTACTTCCATCTCATGGTGGGGGTTTTTAGACGAAGAATCTAAAAAAAGAATTAAAGATGAGTATAAATTTTCAGAAAATCCTTCTACGAGTTTAATTAAAATAGGAATGGAAACAAATGCTAATCTCTTCATCGCTCCAATACAAGATATATTATCTCTGGATGACTCAAGTAGATTAAATAAACCTGGTACTACAAAAAATAACTGGAGATGGAAGTTAGATCAAACTTTGGAAGAGATAGAAGACGATCTTAGAAAGTTTGGTGAACTAGGTAATAATTTTGGGAGAACAAGGAAATAGTTAATAATAGAAGCTTATTGATCAATAATCTTATTTTCAATATTTTGAATCTCAATAACATTCACATTTAAAATAAAGTATCTCTTTAACACAAAAATAGTTAGAACTAATATAAAAAAATACAAAAATGTTCCCTGCCAGGTATTTATAAGGTCAAATTTGCTGAAAAGAAAATCCCTTTTTTCTCTCTTAAAAGTTTCTCTTTTTCTAGTTGATAATTCAAGTAATGTATTTTTTTTAAATTCTAAACATTCCTCCAATTTAATTAATATAGATCTTATGAATGGATGATTTGGCCTGATATTTTCATTATTATTTTCAATAGAATCTATTGTTTGTATAGGAATTTTTGAAATAAATGACAATTCTTGTATAGTTAGTTTTTGTTTTATTCTTGCCTCTTTCACTAACTTCGCAATTTCTCCATAATTATCAAATTCCTCTTGATCCAAATGTTTCTTATTTTCAACTTTTTTATTAAACAAAAATATACTTCTCAAAATATCCATAATACTTGCTCAAACTTTTTGTTAAATGTTAATGTCTCCTCACCTTCAATAAGTTCATCAAGTGGAATATTAAAAAATTGAATTATACGGCTTCTCATTTTTTTAAAATAAGATCTTTGTTTAATTTAAATCAATTAACAAATTAAAAATAATTAGTTAATTACCTGAAATAAATAAAAAGCTAAACTGAAGTAATAATATTTTGAACCGCGCTTTTGGCAATATTTAAAGGGCTAAATGTATCTCTAATTAAAATAATAAGTTTTTTTGCATCACTAAGTTCTAATTTGTCATCTTTGATAAGGCTTAAAAGAAGATTCTTTCGAACTTCTGATCCTTGTTTACTAATAAATAATTTTAGTCCAGCATTGGCTACTGGTATAAGATCAGAATTAATATTCTCAGAATCCTTAAATAAAATATTTAATAAGCTTTCAACCTTCTCTATTTGAATTCGGCCTTCATTATCAAAAACAACTTCTAAAAGTATTTCTAAAATTTCCTCAGAATTATCGGTAAGAAGTTTTTTTGCAATGTAAGGATAGGCTATTTTTAAAATTTTAAATTCAGGATCTAGTCTTAGTGCCAAACCCTCTTGACTAACAACAGCTCTTATTATTAAGGCAAACCTACTAGGCACTCTAAATGGATAAGAGTACATAAGTTTTGAAAACTTATCAGTTACGTTTTTAAGATTAAAATTACCAACCTCAGCACTTAAGGAATCACCTAGAACTTCTTTTAATGGTGTGACAAGTTTTTGAAGGTCTTGATCTTTGGTTAAAAAACCTAACCTCTGAAAATCTTGTGCTAGAAGGTAATATTCTTCATTTATTATGTGAACAATTGCCTTTATAAGAGTAAGTCTATCTGAGTTTGTGATTTCATCCATCATTCCGAAATCAACATAAGCTAAATTCCCACAGTCTGAATCCCCCCCCTTCAGCGCAAACATATTTCCAGGATGTGGATCTGCATGAAAATATCCATATTCAAATAATTGCTGTAAGCCACTAATTACACAAGTTTTTATAAAAGAGGAAGGTATTAAGTTGTTTTGCTCCAACAAAGCCCGATCTCTTAACTTGACTCCATCAATCCAAGAGGTTGTAATAATCCTTTTAGATGAAAACTTTTTTTCAAATTTAGGTATAAAAACGTTAGGATTTTCCTTGAAAAAACCTGCAAACTT
It includes:
- a CDS encoding histidine kinase; its protein translation is MNDKKELKLILVAARNQLSSSDIKSVIAYLESDDCEFEISLQVSEPTEQPELLELHRLVAIPALIKVSPSPKQIFAGSNIFSQLQKWLPRWTQEGLTKNLGINLQPSKLDSIRTQKEFLLEDELLVLRQENETLTKRIESQERLLRMVAHELRTPLTAATLAVQSQKLGQINISKLQEVIKRRLEEIELLSQDLLEVGTTKWEALFNPQKIDLGNISAEVILELEKFWRLRKIVIDTDIPSDLPSVFADQRRMRQVFLNLIENAIKFSKDSGSIKITMIHKTNQWVEITVCDKGAGIPVSEQKRIFLDRVRLPQTSEGTSGFGIGLSVCRRIVEVHGGRIWVVSEMGVGSCFHFTVPVWQGQNKEQQNLTKG
- a CDS encoding Villin headpiece domain-containing protein, which gives rise to MSTNFRKKKFFNLLNIPLLFYLTICEINFLNKKLYANSKLPASKEDVFLYKQIGASFLCKSVNDNIDFDFNKAFAVSTYTFAEVIFSKHGNLIKEAGKEKLTTQRVLYIGEIEILNSAIKICPKEIPNDVKKRFKETLNKLKKQKNKKN
- a CDS encoding ribose-phosphate pyrophosphokinase is translated as MTSFITAVQNKESNFNLTNSRLRLVSGTTNPRLAEEIASYLGIENVPLISKRFADGELYVQIQQSIRGCDVFLIQPTSAPVNDSLMELMIMVDACKRASARQITAVIPYFGYARADRKTSGRESITAKLTANLLEKSGVDRVLAMDLHSAQIQGYFDIPCDHIYGSPVLVDYLETLNLKEVVVVSPDVGGVARARAFAKQMNDAPLAIIDKRRAGHNVAESLTVIGEVRGKTAILIDDMIDTGGTICSGANLLKQEGAKRIFACASHAVFSPPSCERLSAKDLFEQVIVTNSIPVEVKNSFPQLQVLSVANMLGEAIWRIHEESSVSSMFR
- the malQ gene encoding 4-alpha-glucanotransferase is translated as MAIKTILSKKSLGILMHPTSIPGGIICGTFGRGAKDWIKKLHKYGIEYWQFLPLSPTDSTGSPYSSPSSFALNPWFLDVENLIEKGFIFIINKEELELINQKKNYFDFDIADELTKKLGHLLLKGWSSQSEERKHNFYKWLSNNSWVEDYAIFVVIREEFSMLPWWEWPHEFKTKNNKFLKTWTKKKKEEILIKKLIQWHLDEQWREIKNFAKSFNIKLIGDLPFYVSRDSVDVWSNKSLFSIFKNGDLIFQSGVPPDYFSSTGQLWGTPTYFWSKHKRTNFNWWRKRFIRQFELVDLLRFDHFRGLGGYWRVSGNSKSAMFGKWINSPGRTLLKKLKKDLGADYLPIIAEDLGVITPNIEKLRNDFQLPGMKILQFAFDGNEDNPYLPKNIKGENWVVYTGTHDNSTSISWWGFLDEESKKRIKDEYKFSENPSTSLIKIGMETNANLFIAPIQDILSLDDSSRLNKPGTTKNNWRWKLDQTLEEIEDDLRKFGELGNNFGRTRK
- a CDS encoding helix-turn-helix domain-containing protein gives rise to the protein MDILRSIFLFNKKVENKKHLDQEEFDNYGEIAKLVKEARIKQKLTIQELSFISKIPIQTIDSIENNNENIRPNHPFIRSILIKLEECLEFKKNTLLELSTRKRETFKREKRDFLFSKFDLINTWQGTFLYFFILVLTIFVLKRYFILNVNVIEIQNIENKIIDQ
- a CDS encoding AarF/ABC1/UbiB kinase family protein, yielding MTSPYTKYSATGNLIWLILRPWIFIPRALYILLTIFFLFLRILFQGNSKNKNVQKNLSKYLFDVITNLGPCFIKLGQALSTRPDLVRQDWLAELTNLQDNLPPFEHKIALKIIEEELGAPANKLFDVFPDSPIASASLGQVYKAKKDNNYLAVKVQRPNLYFLIRRDVVILRFLATFLSPFLPLNIGVGIGEIIDEFGKALFDEIDYEKEGENALKFAGFFKENPNVFIPKFEKKFSSKRIITTSWIDGVKLRDRALLEQNNLIPSSFIKTCVISGLQQLFEYGYFHADPHPGNMFALKGGDSDCGNLAYVDFGMMDEITNSDRLTLIKAIVHIINEEYYLLAQDFQRLGFLTKDQDLQKLVTPLKEVLGDSLSAEVGNFNLKNVTDKFSKLMYSYPFRVPSRFALIIRAVVSQEGLALRLDPEFKILKIAYPYIAKKLLTDNSEEILEILLEVVFDNEGRIQIEKVESLLNILFKDSENINSDLIPVANAGLKLFISKQGSEVRKNLLLSLIKDDKLELSDAKKLIILIRDTFSPLNIAKSAVQNIITSV